One Haemorhous mexicanus isolate bHaeMex1 chromosome 7, bHaeMex1.pri, whole genome shotgun sequence genomic window, TCCCTCCGTCCCGGTGGGCATTCCCGACCCCTGCCCGTGGCCGGCTCCCTCCCGGGGCCGCGCCGCTGCGCCCGCCCGTGCGCTCCGTCGGGCGGCTCCGGGGAACGCGCTCCGGCCGCCCCTCTCCGGGGCTCGCCTTTCCTCTCCAGactgtttttaaatatatatatacatatatagaaACTTCTTTTTGCGCCCCTTCATCTCCCACCcttgcaggaaaaggaaggagcgggggggaggaagggagaaatATTGTTTGAATTCACAAAGGGGGGCATCTGGTGCACCTTGCGCCTGGCATCTGTGCTCCTTGTGTCCCGAGCAGCGCGCTCGCACCGGGgcgaggggcaggaggggccgGCGTGCATCTGTTGGGCGCCACAATAAAGTCACAAAACAGCGGCGAGGGCTCGGCCCCGCCGCGCTGCCCTCTCAAAGGGGGACGCGGGGCTGCGGCTCGCAGGTATTATGCCCCGGGTAGGTAGGGCCGGGGCGGCAGCTGCTCCGCCGACCCGCCCGACATATGGCAGCGAAAATCACGGTACCTCCTGAGCAGCCCGGCCGGAGGGAGTGGGGGAAGGATGGGGAGGCCCCCGGGGCAGGTGCCTCTGCGGTGCGCCCGCcgctgccaccgccgctgcACCGGCCCCGTCGGAGCGCACCGCCGGCTCCGGTGTGGGTggcgggcgcggagcggccGGAGCCCCCCGGACCCTGGGGTCACCCCCAGGACTGAGAGGGGGCCCAGCCTTATCTGCTCCCCCCTCTCCCGAGCAAACAGCCCCCGGAGGGCGGGCGGGCTGCGGCCGAGCCCCGGCTCGCCAAACGTTCCCGACGCCTGGCAGGCGAGGGATGCGCCGGGGCCGCTCTGGTTACCATatgttttcaataaaataagACAAATAGGGCCGGGAGATAGGGATTGCAGTAAACCTGTTGTAAAGCAGCATAAACCAGGCCAATGTAAACGGCAGCAGGGCCCCTCCTGGAAGGGCCGTTGGGTGCCAGCTCCGCACCGGGCGGCCCGGCCAGGTGTGAGCGGGAGCCCGCAGCAGTGCCTCCGCAGGTTTTTATCACTTTCGTGGTAATATGGTGCTTGTTATGCTAACTATGAGTAAACATCCCCGGCCGGGCTTTGTGGCGACGGGAGGGAGTTATCGGAAAGTGGCAGTGGGAAGGTGATTTAACAATAAAGTTGTCTTGTTTGCCAGCAGGTGATgtctgcccccagccccatgaTTAATGCTTCCCAAAGTACTCCACTTTACAATCTCttgtaattatttattaaacgaaatctatttattattattttagcaAACAGCGGTACCAGGTGgggctttcttttcctcttcagctTTTTGTTTGAAGGACGTTTGAAGTGGGCAGTCTGAGGCTTGGAAACTCGCTCGCCAGATTTTTTTGTCATCCAATTGcacaggcacaaaaaaaaaaccccaaccccgcCGGGCCCTTCCTATTCATCCTCCGCTGCCCTCCGAGCCGCCCCTCGAGAAGGGGCGCCCGAGCCGCCGCGGTGGCCGGCCCCCCTCGGCACCCTCCCCCGCCCTCTCAGCGGGGCCGTCCGCCCGCCGCACCGCGCTCCCGGGCAGGCAGCGCGCACAGCCCCACACCGCCGGGCATCGCGCCGCCCGAGGCCGCCCCGTGGGGCCGGGGAGCCGGCCGGGCAAGGGGGAGCTGCCCCCCGCCCCGCTGCGGCCCGACGGGGCCGCTCCGGCCGCTCCCGGAGCGGGGATCCCCGAGCGGAATCAGCCGCGCCGCTTTGGTGAAGGAGAGGGGGGACTCCCGCCCCGCAGGGGCTGCGCTCTCCCGGCGGCCCTGCCCGCACCCCCGGGGGCGTCGTGCCGTGCAGGGGGAGCCCGGCTCCACTACTCCCGGTCCCTCGCCCTCCGCCGGGGAAAGATGTCCCGGGCCCgggccgctccccgccgcccgccgcagCCGGTGCGCAAAAGTCCCCGGCACGTTTTGCGCACCGAGCTCCTGCGGCAGCGCCGTCGCCCCCGCGCCCAGCTCCGGGCCCGACGGGGCGGGGACGGCCTCAGGCCTTCGGAGGGCTCTTCCCCCGCGGGGTCCAGCCTCTGTTTCCCTTGTGGGAGCAAAGTCACGACGCGAGCGGGGGCTGGAGAACGGCGTTCTGTCCTCTCCGGTGCTGGCGCTCGCCGCTCTCAGCGCAGCGCCCACAGCTCCGCCGGTCGGtgcgcggggggcgcggggagTTCCCGGCGCTGCAGGGGCGACGAGAAGGGTGACGGGAGGCGGCTGGAACATCGGAGAGGATGTTCCGGGACTGCCCCGCGGCGCCGGAACAGGGAAGGGGTTGTGGCTGTGCCGAGGGGAGCGGAGCCGGAATGGTGCCGGCTGGACCCTCACGTCTGGCACCGGCTGAGACACCGCCTGGCCCGGCGCCGCGTCCTCGGCCACTCCGGGGGACCGGCGCTTCCCCGCATTCCGCAGCCGAGTGCTGGGGAGCCCTCTGTCACCGCTGGGCCCCTGTACCCAGCCCCGACCCCCACTGCACCCCGGCGGAGCCCCGGAGAGTGCGGCCGTCCCGGCCGtgctgcagcccccccgagcAGCACGGGCTTGGCCCGGGGGTCCCGTCCCGGGGAGGGCTGGCGGGCAGGGTCGGGGGGTCCCGGCACTACGCGGCGTGGAAGCCAGCGAGGTCTCGCGTGGCGTGGCCGGGGCAGCGGGCGGTGCCGGAGCCGGCACGCTCCCGTCGGACTGATAAGATAAAAGCGTGCCAAGGGGTGGGTGCGGGCGGGGGGGCGCACACGCCGCCCGGCCGGGAAATCCCCATTGTCTGCCGGCCCTATATATAGGGGCTTAACGGCAGTCGTGTGCCGGCGGCACAACCTCTCCTGCCCGCACTCGAGGGACCGCGGGGAGCGCCGCGGAGCGCGCAGCCAGAGCCGCTCTTCTGCCCCGCAGCCTCAGCACGCACAGCCGCGGGGAACAGGGCTCTCCCGGGCCGGCCAGCGCGGGGTTGGCTTCTCAGGATGGCCCCGCAGAGCGACCGCTCGCCGGACGAAGGGCAGCCGTATTTCGGAGGCGCAGAAGACCCCTCCTCGGCGGCCGGCGGGGCCTCCGCGGGCAGCCGGGGCGCCTCGCCCTCCCGCACCGCCCTGGCCCCGCGGGACGCCGCGGGCCGCAGGAAGGGGaaggcgcggcggggccgcggcaaGGCGAGGAACGAGGGCTTGCTCAGCAAGCAGAAGAGGAGCCGGCGCATGAAGGCAAACGACCGCGAGAGAAACCGCATGCACCACCTCAACTCCGCCCTGGACGCTCTCCGCAGCGTCCTGCCCACCTTCCCCGACGACGCCAAGCTCACCAAGATCGAGACGCTCCGCTTCGCCCACAACTACATTTGGGCTCTCACGCAGAGCCTCCGCCTGGCTGAGCAGAACCTGCCCGAGCCCCCCGCGCCGCcaccgccccccgccgccgcctcccccggGCCCTGGGACTCGCCGTGCCCTGCGGctccgccgcccgccgccctgCGCCGCGGCCCCACCGCCTTCCCCGCCTTCCTCTGAGCCCGCCGCCCGGCCAATTCCCCCCGTAGTGGCCTTCAAAGAGCcggcggggcggagcgggggcTCTCCTCGCTGTGCgccggggggcggcgggacccccgctgcccccgccccgTCCCGTTCCGCTCGGCTGGAAAGCGGGCGGACAAAAACAGATCACGGTTTTGTACTCGTTAACGgtaaattatattaatttgtCGCTATCGGTATTTATTGATTATATTTCGTAACAAATATGTATTTTGTATATAAGAGTATTTTCAGCAGCGGTGGTCCAGCTGTCTGTACCCGCAGCTATATTTTGagtttttctgaagaaaaacaagaggaaaaataaagcgTGTCGCGGCCAGACCTGTGCGAGGCCGTGTTTTTATCACCGAGGGCTCTCCTGGAGTTTCAAAATCGCGCGCACCAGCGCCGGGGAGGGCAGCGCCGACCCCGCGGGGGCTCCCTCGGGGTCCGGGCGCTGTGCCCGGAGCGGGGTCTCGCCCTTGCGGTGCAGGAGCGGCGATGGAGAGCGGCGCAGCAGGGTCCCGCACCCGTGCGCACTCCGGCGTGTGCCCGTCGAGGCCCACGCTCGGATTTAAAACCGGCCTCTCTCTGCAGGTGCCTTTCCCCGCAGAGCTGCGGCCGCTCCCGTCCCGCCGTCTGCAGGTGAGGTGTGCCCGGCTGCGGGGCTGTTTTAAGGACGCAGcgctccagcacctggagcgGCGCTGGTGCCCGGGGCAGCGTCGCCTCAGGGCGACCCCATCCTCCCCCGGGGTGAGTTTAGCCAGGGCACGGGCGGGACCGGGGGCAGCAGCCGGAACGTGAAGCCCTGagcgggggcggggggagcgcaGGAGATGAGAAAGATGCTGCCTCCGCTGCCACGGTGAGAAGAGAACCCGTATGAATTCCGTCAGCCCTTCCAGGCCCTCTCCTGCCGGGACTCAATTTGTAGCTGGTAGATTTACGGCCAGGCCGCCTCCCCGCTCCGCGCTGCCCCGCCGGGGCGGCCGCCGCTAGACAAAGCGGCCCGCGAGGCCAAAAGCCCATTGTGATGCTAATTGTTCTCAGCTGAGCCCGTTTGCCCGAGGCAAAGAGACGCTATTGAGGCAATTTGTAGAACAAAAGAAATTTGGTTACTGGAAACAAAGCTGCACGCACAAACACCTCTTCCCCCCTCACGCAACATCTCCCCTTCCCGCACCGCAACGAAAGCGGCCAGGGCGGAACCCGGCCGGGCACGGCAGCCCGGGCTCCTCGCCCGCCGCTTCGCCACCGATGGAGGGGCAACCACGGGGAGCCCCTTCTTGCCCCCGCCCCCCGTCCCCTTCCTGCGCTCTGCCCCCGCTCCCCGGGGCCTGGGGCGGGCGGAGGGGGCAGCCCCGGCGGGGGAGCGCTGGGTGCGGGTGGGTGCGCGGAGCGATGCccgcggcagccccggcccgcACCGGCGCCGCGGGCTCTGGCCATGGTGCTGAAGGCACGGCGCTGTTGTCCCCTCGACGGGGCTCAGCCCTCGGGGTCCGCCCCGGCCGACGCGGGGTGATGAGGAGCCCCTCTCGATGGGTCTCTCTCGGGAGTTGCTGGGGTGCTGTCCGCTCAGGTGGGATGTGGGGGACATGGCCCAGGCCTGCGGGGAAGGGAGAggcgccggcccggccctggTGCTAAACCAGACACTGCAGATCAGAGAACGCACGGGGCTCGGTGGGTTTTGGAGAAGCGGTGACCTCTTACTCGCGCACTTGATCCAGCCTCCTTCAACAAACTGTCCCAcggagaggagctgcaggtgtcCCGCACACCCCGGAGAAGGGAGCAAGGGCACCACGGTGCCAGTGTTGACAGACAAGGCGAGCAGATCTTGCTTTCTACTTGAGCTTTTTTGGAGATCTGCGctttctgctgcctcctgggacACGCCCATCTATGCAGAGCCCCCCTCCTTTGCCTGTTCGCTGCTTTGAGAAGAAACACCCACACTGCTGGAGAAGCACAGGCcgtggggcagggctgaggacTCGGAAAGGGCCGTGTGCTCCCATCTCTGTGTGTACTCTTATAGCCCTGAACGTGATCTATCTGTGTCGCAGATCAGATAGGCAGAATGAAAGACCTAATAGTattcctgccccttccccccTTTCTGGCTGAATTGTGTATTGTTTTCCTACTCTAACAGCCTGCAAAGTGCTCCAAGGCCTCTGTGTGTGGCCACAGGCCGAAACACCGTCATTATTTGGGTGATAAAATCATTTAATGTTTTCCCTGCTAGCGCAGCTCCACTCTGATATCTCCCTACAGGAGGTATCACTTTGCCCTCACCGTCTGCATGTCCCCTGGCACTGAGGAGGATCCCAACACACTCACCCATACgcaaaaccagcatttttgcaaaaaaatggcaaaagagAACCCAGGGTGGACACGTGCAAGAAAAGGAGCAAGAAGAGCACGACAGTCCAGTGAAGAGCAGGTATTATAAAAGTTCACAGGGATGTCTGTACCGCTGTATTTTCAGAAAGGGGTCACTAGAGTGGGGTTTACTGCATtgctgattctttttttttctggagactTAGGATGCTTCTGGTCTTCCAGCCGTGGGGCTGTAGGTTGGGGGTGGatggaaggggagggaggggggcagATTTACTACCTCTAGAGAACTAGTGACTTCTTTAGGGGcttgaatgcattttttttttctttgcctccaCATTATTAGGTTAATCATTGCTTGAACCGGTTGCTATGGTTTTAGCAAACCCATGGAAACTTGATAATGAAGACTGAAAGACTCCTTTTCCATTTATCTTTTCTCTATGTTTAGTGCATGATGGTCTCATTTCTCTTGACggggctgtcccagtgccagtgCCCGGCTTTTATAACCACGGCTGCTGCAGTGGCCTCGGGACTTTTTGATGTGGGGGAAACAGGTGGCTGCTGGGACCGTGGCTGTTTCAGAGGCTCAGGCTTGTGCCCTCACATACTTGCAGGCAACAGGATGAAAACCAGCTTAACCCGGGCCCTGCCACCTTTGCTTGCTGAAATCCCCACGCCAGGTGAactcagcttttatttttgcagccAGGGAAGAATGCTTCACCACGACCTGATGTTCTCATGCCCTCAATATTCAGTTTTAGGTCTCCTTCTGTCTTTAGACTGTCTCTAGACAAGACAGTCTAAACAtcagttggacttgatgattttaaaggtcttttccaaccttaacaattccCCAGTTCTATGATTCTTTGAATATGTGATATTATCATT contains:
- the NEUROG3 gene encoding neurogenin-3: MAPQSDRSPDEGQPYFGGAEDPSSAAGGASAGSRGASPSRTALAPRDAAGRRKGKARRGRGKARNEGLLSKQKRSRRMKANDRERNRMHHLNSALDALRSVLPTFPDDAKLTKIETLRFAHNYIWALTQSLRLAEQNLPEPPAPPPPPAAASPGPWDSPCPAAPPPAALRRGPTAFPAFL